In one Oligoflexia bacterium genomic region, the following are encoded:
- a CDS encoding peptidyl-prolyl cis-trans isomerase, with product MTPLSKTLRLFSALLLTTAILSGCTKKAPPAAKSPVLIVNGEALIATDFAKSLARQLKKFDALAAKDPAIIRKAKEAVIREFIVSTLLRQYATSKDLVVTQQDIDIEIDRVRKTYPDDFTFKTALATEGLSIDEWRERITKSLLEKKVFKVIDNSTGTQQKDLEADAQKFYEEHKSEFIRPAQVHLQQIVVTKEDDAQRLMKKIREGTPMSDLAKRFSISPDGAEGGDIGYVSKGTTPAFDTAFNMRKGQLSGVIKSNYGFHVIKVLDKRDQTRQSFDQVKKRLMMRLAMERQQEGFQKWLETEIKKAKVERNDSLLETMKIHTEDAQK from the coding sequence ATGACGCCGTTAAGTAAAACTCTTCGGTTATTTTCAGCTCTACTTTTAACTACCGCCATTCTTAGTGGATGCACTAAAAAAGCTCCGCCTGCGGCAAAATCCCCTGTACTTATTGTAAATGGCGAGGCTCTTATAGCCACTGATTTTGCAAAATCACTAGCTCGACAATTAAAAAAATTTGATGCTCTAGCTGCAAAAGACCCAGCAATTATTCGAAAAGCAAAGGAAGCTGTAATTCGAGAGTTTATTGTTTCTACTTTGCTACGGCAGTATGCAACGAGCAAAGACCTTGTTGTCACCCAACAAGATATTGATATTGAGATTGATCGCGTAAGAAAAACTTACCCAGATGATTTTACATTTAAAACAGCCCTGGCCACTGAAGGCTTAAGTATAGATGAGTGGCGTGAGCGCATTACAAAATCTCTGTTAGAGAAAAAAGTTTTTAAAGTAATTGATAACTCCACTGGGACCCAACAAAAAGATTTAGAAGCCGACGCTCAAAAATTTTATGAAGAGCATAAAAGTGAATTTATTCGCCCAGCGCAAGTTCATCTTCAACAAATAGTAGTGACCAAAGAAGACGACGCACAAAGATTAATGAAAAAAATCCGAGAAGGCACGCCGATGTCTGATCTTGCAAAAAGATTTAGCATTTCACCTGACGGAGCAGAGGGTGGTGATATTGGTTATGTCAGTAAAGGTACAACTCCAGCTTTTGATACCGCCTTTAATATGCGCAAAGGCCAACTAAGTGGTGTGATAAAAAGTAATTACGGTTTTCACGTTATAAAGGTCCTTGACAAGAGAGACCAGACGCGTCAGAGCTTTGATCAGGTTAAGAAGCGCCTAATGATGCGACTAGCTATGGAAAGACAGCAAGAAGGCTTTCAAAAATGGCTGGAAACAGAAATTAAAAAAGCTAAAGTAGAGCGAAATGACTCTTTATTAGAGACCATGAAAATACACACTGAGGATGCTCAAAAATGA
- a CDS encoding electron transfer flavoprotein subunit alpha/FixB family protein encodes MANILVFVEHKEGKIKKSSAELLAAAKKAGATVQALALGPGSKALSLEAGSFGATTLFACEADVLKNYNPEAYAAVVSQVIKEKTPAIVLASATVLGKDLFPSVGGRVGCGVASDCVTLTINGADVSAKRPMYAGKVTADVVFSNSPTKILLMRPNALEAGKPEAGKSAEVIEVPAPPTDLKTIIKEVVKGTSNKLDLTEANIIVSGGRGLKGPENFKLLEELASTLGATVGASRAVVDAGWVPHDMQVGQTGKTVSPTLYIAVGISGAIQHLAGMSSSKVIVAINKDKEAPIFQKATYGIVGDLFEILPALTAEFKKLLKDN; translated from the coding sequence ATGGCTAACATTTTAGTTTTTGTTGAGCATAAAGAAGGAAAAATCAAAAAAAGTTCAGCAGAGTTATTAGCTGCAGCCAAAAAAGCCGGAGCAACAGTTCAAGCACTTGCACTCGGCCCCGGCAGTAAAGCATTGTCACTTGAAGCTGGAAGTTTTGGCGCCACAACATTATTTGCATGTGAAGCTGATGTATTAAAAAACTATAACCCCGAGGCCTATGCTGCCGTTGTAAGCCAAGTGATAAAAGAAAAAACTCCGGCAATTGTTTTAGCTTCAGCTACTGTTTTGGGAAAAGACTTATTTCCAAGTGTTGGGGGCCGCGTGGGTTGTGGTGTTGCTAGTGATTGTGTGACACTTACAATTAACGGAGCAGACGTTAGTGCAAAACGCCCCATGTATGCTGGTAAAGTCACAGCTGATGTTGTTTTTAGTAACAGCCCCACAAAGATTTTACTCATGCGACCAAATGCACTTGAAGCCGGAAAACCTGAAGCAGGTAAATCTGCTGAAGTTATTGAAGTTCCAGCGCCTCCAACTGATCTAAAAACAATTATTAAAGAAGTTGTTAAGGGAACATCAAACAAACTTGATCTTACAGAGGCAAATATCATTGTCTCTGGTGGCCGAGGTCTAAAAGGCCCAGAGAATTTTAAGTTGTTAGAAGAATTAGCGAGCACTTTAGGCGCCACTGTTGGCGCTTCACGCGCCGTAGTAGATGCTGGTTGGGTTCCCCATGATATGCAAGTTGGGCAAACAGGCAAAACGGTTTCTCCCACACTTTATATAGCGGTTGGAATTAGCGGCGCTATTCAACATTTGGCAGGAATGAGTTCTAGTAAAGTCATCGTAGCAATTAATAAAGATAAAGAAGCTCCGATATTTCAAAAAGCCACTTACGGAATCGTGGGAGATCTTTTTGAAATTTTACCGGCTTTGACTGCTGAATTTAAAAAACTTCTTAAGGATAATTAA
- a CDS encoding 4-hydroxythreonine-4-phosphate dehydrogenase PdxA, whose amino-acid sequence MLRPLRIAITSGDAHGIGPEVVAKALNKIGPRKNVQFLLWRNSEFPKRDLQRIKKEFKLISTNSWAEALTKMPSSNKELVDICLNSNPATWVEEAASACFFKHLDGLATAPLSKPTIKASGLKDIGHTDILKRISKTQNVYMTFLGSEFNVMLATGHCPISQVSSKLSAHSIETAVLSATRFIKTLHHLGVKNIIKKPLGVLGLNPHAGDAGLIGNEEFEFIQPVLERLKEQKVALEGPLVPDSAFTPNHWARYSLYLALYHDQGLIPFKTVHGQKGVHVTWGLPFVRTSVDHGTAFDIAGLDKADATSMRLAIEWALKLSSGLAREVIE is encoded by the coding sequence ATGTTGCGCCCTTTACGAATCGCAATCACCAGCGGCGACGCCCACGGCATCGGCCCTGAGGTAGTAGCAAAAGCATTAAATAAAATTGGGCCACGAAAAAATGTACAGTTTTTATTGTGGCGAAATTCTGAGTTTCCAAAACGAGATCTTCAGCGAATAAAAAAAGAATTCAAACTTATTTCAACAAATAGTTGGGCTGAAGCACTAACTAAAATGCCAAGCTCAAACAAAGAACTTGTCGACATTTGTTTAAATTCTAATCCCGCAACTTGGGTTGAAGAAGCCGCCTCTGCATGTTTTTTTAAACACCTTGATGGTTTAGCAACCGCACCACTTTCAAAACCAACAATAAAAGCTAGCGGCCTTAAAGACATTGGACATACTGATATTTTAAAACGTATTTCAAAAACACAGAATGTCTATATGACTTTTTTAGGCAGTGAGTTTAATGTCATGCTGGCGACGGGGCATTGCCCAATTAGCCAAGTGAGCTCTAAACTTTCAGCACACAGTATTGAAACAGCGGTTCTCTCTGCCACACGATTTATAAAAACCCTTCATCACCTAGGTGTGAAAAACATAATTAAAAAGCCACTCGGTGTACTTGGGTTAAATCCCCATGCTGGCGATGCAGGACTTATTGGAAATGAAGAATTCGAATTTATTCAGCCGGTTTTAGAGCGACTAAAAGAACAAAAAGTTGCTCTCGAAGGACCCCTTGTACCAGATTCGGCCTTTACTCCAAATCATTGGGCACGATATAGTCTTTATCTTGCTCTCTACCATGATCAAGGGCTTATTCCCTTTAAGACTGTACATGGGCAAAAGGGAGTACACGTAACATGGGGACTTCCCTTTGTTCGAACAAGCGTTGATCACGGAACGGCATTCGATATCGCCGGCCTTGATAAGGCAGATGCTACAAGTATGCGCCTTGCCATAGAGTGGGCGCTAAAACTAAGCTCCGGTCTTGCCCGCGAAGTTATCGAATAA
- a CDS encoding phosphomannomutase/phosphoglucomutase — MMNEEIFREYDIRGVVDKDFDPQFAAILGKAYATYLKQNNVKAPSQISVGYDARLSSTNICEFLCKGLTSSGVNVLNLGLITTPLSYFSTFTLPISGAIMITGSHNPPDYNGFKISLGKSTIFGDEIQKLKKIILEKDFIKPATEGTVKIQPIFTSYVERYSNDFKMGNPVKVVVDCGNGAAGVITRKLFDKLGITCEILFEEPDGRFPNHHPDPTIEANLTHLKKRVIETGAVCGIGFDGDADRIGVMDHTGRLLYGDELMVIFSRSVLAKFPGTAIIGDVKCSDRLYKDIEAHKGKAVMYKTGHSLIKSKMKEMGSLFSGEMSGHVFFADRNYGYDDAIYAGARLIEILSQTGKNIPQLLEGLPPAFSTPEIRIDTTEVKKRSIVEEMRKQFCRPPYIVNEIDGIRISFDDGFALVRSSNTQPVIVCRFEATSPTRLKEIRQLVEGALKSLL, encoded by the coding sequence ATGATGAATGAAGAAATTTTTAGAGAATATGACATTCGCGGTGTGGTGGATAAAGATTTTGACCCGCAATTTGCAGCGATCTTAGGAAAAGCTTACGCCACATACTTGAAACAAAACAATGTCAAAGCACCTTCCCAAATTTCTGTTGGTTACGATGCTAGACTTTCTTCAACGAATATTTGTGAGTTTCTTTGTAAGGGCCTTACAAGTTCTGGTGTGAATGTTTTAAATCTCGGACTCATCACAACACCCCTTTCATATTTCAGTACGTTTACACTTCCTATTAGTGGCGCAATTATGATTACAGGCAGTCATAACCCACCTGATTATAATGGTTTTAAAATCAGCCTAGGTAAGTCCACAATTTTTGGCGACGAAATTCAAAAGCTTAAAAAAATAATATTAGAAAAAGATTTTATCAAACCCGCTACAGAGGGCACTGTAAAAATTCAACCTATCTTTACTTCGTATGTCGAGCGCTACAGTAATGATTTTAAAATGGGAAACCCCGTAAAAGTTGTTGTTGATTGCGGTAACGGTGCTGCGGGAGTTATTACCAGAAAACTTTTTGATAAACTCGGCATCACTTGTGAAATTTTATTTGAAGAGCCTGACGGAAGATTTCCTAACCATCACCCCGACCCAACTATCGAAGCTAATCTCACGCATTTAAAAAAACGCGTTATTGAAACGGGCGCTGTGTGTGGAATAGGCTTTGACGGTGATGCTGATCGCATTGGCGTTATGGATCACACCGGCCGCCTTCTATATGGTGATGAGCTCATGGTTATTTTCTCACGGTCTGTGCTTGCGAAGTTTCCGGGAACAGCGATCATCGGTGATGTGAAATGCTCTGATCGACTTTATAAAGATATTGAAGCTCACAAAGGTAAGGCTGTGATGTATAAAACAGGTCACAGCTTAATTAAAAGTAAGATGAAAGAAATGGGCTCATTGTTTTCTGGCGAAATGAGTGGGCATGTATTTTTTGCTGATCGCAATTATGGCTATGATGACGCCATCTATGCTGGCGCAAGACTAATCGAGATACTTTCTCAAACGGGCAAAAACATACCTCAACTTTTAGAAGGTTTGCCACCCGCGTTTTCTACTCCTGAAATTAGAATCGATACAACCGAAGTAAAAAAACGCTCAATTGTTGAAGAAATGCGAAAGCAGTTTTGTAGACCGCCGTACATTGTTAATGAAATTGACGGTATCCGCATTTCATTTGATGACGGGTTTGCACTTGTTCGCTCAAGTAATACTCAACCAGTAATTGTTTGTCGCTTTGAAGCAACGTCTCCAACAAGACTTAAAGAAATTCGACAACTTGTTGAGGGAGCCCTAAAGAGTCTTTTGTGA
- a CDS encoding peptidylprolyl isomerase gives MKPLLITLVFLFSLATHAEIVESIVAIVNSTIVTKSDIWKYKERLRSGTIIDDLLGNSAEALLKDEKALLKHIIDERIVDDEVKKQNLSITFERVEQEVNQIQGRNGISREQLKAALKKEGTNFSDYQEFIKKRIERQSVIEKAITSKIKISDEDVASAYEVKNKSSSATSFEYKVSHILFREGKRSDSEQQKKAQEVYEKIKNAGNFEALASQYSEDPGFNEGGFLGTFRAGETLPPLEDSFKTLSPGEVAKPVKTKLGYHIVKLLERHVVSDAEFEKKKDVIRNELYQKAFVKQFQFWLDQKRQEAFIKIN, from the coding sequence ATGAAGCCTTTATTGATCACATTAGTTTTTCTATTTTCTCTGGCTACGCACGCAGAAATCGTGGAATCAATCGTAGCTATTGTTAATAGCACCATTGTCACGAAATCAGATATTTGGAAATACAAGGAGCGTTTACGCTCAGGCACAATTATCGATGATCTTTTGGGTAACAGCGCCGAAGCTCTCCTCAAAGATGAAAAGGCTTTATTAAAGCATATTATTGATGAGCGCATCGTTGACGATGAAGTTAAAAAACAAAATCTAAGCATCACCTTTGAAAGAGTCGAGCAAGAAGTAAATCAAATACAAGGTCGCAATGGCATTTCGCGCGAACAGCTTAAAGCCGCTCTTAAAAAAGAGGGGACAAATTTTTCAGATTACCAAGAATTTATTAAAAAGCGTATCGAGCGACAAAGTGTAATTGAAAAAGCCATCACATCAAAAATTAAAATCAGCGATGAAGACGTAGCTTCTGCGTATGAAGTAAAAAATAAATCTTCAAGCGCTACAAGTTTTGAATACAAAGTTTCCCATATTTTATTTCGCGAAGGTAAACGCTCTGATTCTGAACAACAAAAAAAAGCACAAGAAGTTTATGAAAAAATAAAAAACGCAGGCAACTTCGAAGCACTTGCCAGTCAATACAGCGAAGACCCAGGTTTTAACGAAGGTGGTTTTTTAGGTACTTTTAGAGCCGGGGAAACACTACCACCCCTTGAAGATTCTTTTAAAACATTGAGTCCCGGCGAAGTGGCAAAACCAGTAAAGACAAAGCTTGGTTATCACATCGTAAAACTTCTTGAGAGACATGTTGTGTCTGACGCTGAGTTTGAAAAGAAAAAAGATGTTATTCGCAACGAACTTTATCAAAAAGCTTTTGTAAAACAATTTCAATTTTGGCTTGATCAAAAAAGGCAAGAGGCCTTCATCAAGATTAATTAG
- a CDS encoding peptidylprolyl isomerase: MRSLMLILCLVALSFSAFAQSNVVATVGGKSITLDEFNRRYEDVRKKAANPPTKKIFLDDLIRYEMGVQEAEKRNMAKDPIIAERIRQQLYAGLIEKDLKDKLDNIVVSEDEMKSYYASNPEVRTSHILIEIKPSANEAERAAARKRTEEINAEVKKSKRPFEELVKLYTDDLATKNTGGDVGYQARLSLVPGFSLATSYYESAIRLKNGEISGVVETPFGFHIIKKTGQHTFAEANKRLIRGAVFEKKKMTLFNEYFDKMRKSYKISVNNDAVK, from the coding sequence ATGCGCTCATTGATGCTCATTTTATGTCTCGTCGCACTGTCTTTCTCGGCCTTTGCACAATCAAACGTTGTGGCAACGGTGGGTGGCAAATCAATTACACTTGATGAATTTAATCGCCGCTACGAAGACGTTCGTAAAAAAGCAGCGAATCCTCCAACTAAAAAAATATTTCTCGACGATCTCATCCGTTATGAAATGGGTGTTCAAGAAGCAGAAAAACGTAATATGGCAAAAGACCCGATCATTGCTGAGCGCATTCGCCAACAGCTTTACGCGGGCCTTATCGAAAAAGATCTCAAAGACAAGTTAGACAATATTGTCGTCTCAGAAGATGAGATGAAATCTTACTACGCATCAAACCCTGAAGTACGAACAAGTCACATTCTCATTGAAATAAAGCCCAGCGCTAATGAAGCCGAACGCGCGGCTGCTCGAAAACGTACTGAAGAAATTAATGCTGAAGTTAAAAAGAGTAAGCGTCCTTTTGAAGAACTTGTAAAACTTTATACAGATGATTTGGCTACAAAAAATACTGGCGGTGATGTTGGTTATCAAGCGCGCCTTTCATTAGTGCCCGGATTTTCACTTGCTACAAGCTACTACGAATCAGCTATTAGACTTAAAAATGGTGAGATTTCAGGAGTTGTTGAAACACCTTTTGGATTTCATATTATTAAAAAAACAGGTCAACACACTTTCGCCGAAGCAAACAAGAGGCTCATTCGTGGCGCTGTTTTTGAGAAAAAGAAAATGACTCTTTTTAATGAATATTTTGACAAAATGAGAAAGAGCTACAAAATCTCCGTCAATAATGACGCCGTTAAGTAA
- a CDS encoding site-2 protease family protein, whose amino-acid sequence MKSKLFRMIFILSASLSIAACTTNQKSSSSDDFVSQSEIDSPAAHTPSVPLIPVARSYSGDNTPIVKHFLLKSVAEKSGVRVGDKVLSLNGYPIITAAEFDKKIKRAPKNSTIVVLRGNNKIKLNIVLSDKKPRFGAGFEPSGVVFTKKNSPYIGVIHLKNMTVYAQASATTTNELRFNFIIESHVIEVAAPVKFSIHEKGDKKPLISGSETIDALGAEPHVFSKVIPNDGDLKLPIRASLNISKNNFLFEFQ is encoded by the coding sequence ATGAAATCTAAATTATTTCGAATGATTTTTATTTTAAGCGCGAGCTTGAGCATCGCTGCATGTACTACAAATCAGAAATCTTCTTCATCAGATGATTTTGTTTCGCAATCAGAAATTGATAGTCCCGCAGCGCATACACCATCTGTTCCGCTCATTCCTGTTGCACGCTCGTATTCTGGCGACAACACGCCTATAGTTAAACATTTTTTACTTAAGAGCGTTGCTGAAAAATCTGGCGTTAGGGTTGGCGATAAAGTTTTGAGTCTTAATGGTTACCCCATAATAACTGCTGCAGAGTTTGATAAAAAAATTAAAAGAGCGCCAAAAAATTCAACTATAGTTGTTTTAAGAGGAAATAATAAAATCAAATTAAATATCGTTCTTTCAGATAAAAAACCAAGATTTGGCGCAGGCTTTGAACCTTCAGGAGTTGTTTTCACAAAAAAAAATTCTCCCTATATTGGAGTTATTCATTTAAAAAATATGACCGTATATGCGCAGGCTTCTGCGACCACAACAAATGAGTTGCGTTTTAATTTCATTATTGAAAGTCATGTAATCGAGGTTGCAGCACCTGTGAAGTTTTCAATCCATGAAAAGGGCGATAAAAAACCCTTAATCTCAGGTAGCGAAACAATTGACGCGCTGGGTGCAGAGCCTCATGTTTTTTCAAAAGTGATCCCAAATGACGGCGATTTAAAACTTCCGATTAGGGCTTCGTTGAATATCTCAAAGAATAACTTTCTTTTTGAGTTTCAATAA
- the uvrA gene encoding excinuclease ABC subunit UvrA encodes MIQPEDDFVTDSDILVRGAREHNLKNINVDIPRNKITVITGLSGSGKSSLAFDTIYAEGQRRYVESLSSYARQFLEQLKKPDVDSITGLSPAISIEQKTTSTNPRSTVGTVTEIYDYLRLLFARVGQPHCYNCNRLISSQTVDQMVARIKELPDNTKIHILAPMIRGKKGEYLAEFKKWMKLGFVRVRIDGTVLELANAKKLEKNKVHDIDLFIDRLILKDTALSRLSEGLETALRMTEGLAKVEVVDKKEFINLSSMNACVNCGVSYPEIEPRIFSFNNPRGACASCNGLGIKQPQYDWEWKEEDYEEAKPCTECHGDRLKKEPLHVLLGGKNIVHLSRLTSKDLKEFLLSLKFSSREKEIAEKVRKEILERLDFLSHVGVDYLSLDRPSRTLSGGESQRIRLATQIGSSLIGVLYVLDEPSIGLHPRDHARLLRTLRDLCELGNTVLLVEHDDETIRSADHIIDLGPGAGKNGGALIANGTLKDIIKNKESLTGAFLSGREKIEIPKSRRLGIGKSIVLKGATGNNLKKVDLTINLGTLNVITGVSGSGKSTLIIDTFYKALSKHFYNSSATPSAYDSLTGIDQLDKVIDIDQSPIGRTPRSNPATYTGLFTLVRDLFAQLPDSKMRGYKAGRYSFNVKGGRCEACEGDGLIKIEMHFLPNVYVQCDTCQGRRYNRETLEVKYKNKNIAEVLAMDVDEALPFFDKIPSIKQKLATLYSVGLGYIGLGQSSTTLSGGEAQRIKLSKELSKRSTGRTLYILDEPTTGLHFDDVRKLLDILQALVDQGNTVIVIEHNLDVAKVADHIIDLGPDGGSGGGYVVATGTPEEVASNKDSYTGHFLKKVLLPTSNKSTPLSTATKTL; translated from the coding sequence GTGATACAGCCCGAAGACGACTTTGTTACTGATTCAGATATTTTAGTTCGTGGAGCGCGCGAGCACAATCTTAAAAACATCAACGTAGATATTCCGCGAAATAAAATTACAGTAATTACAGGGCTCAGCGGTAGCGGAAAATCATCGCTCGCTTTTGACACCATCTATGCCGAAGGTCAAAGGCGTTATGTTGAGAGTCTTTCAAGTTATGCGCGACAATTTTTAGAACAACTTAAAAAACCTGATGTTGATTCAATTACAGGCCTTTCTCCTGCGATTAGTATTGAGCAAAAAACAACAAGTACAAACCCGCGCTCAACAGTAGGTACGGTCACTGAAATTTATGATTATCTTCGTTTGCTCTTTGCTCGCGTTGGTCAGCCTCACTGTTATAATTGCAATCGATTAATCTCAAGTCAAACCGTTGACCAAATGGTCGCACGAATCAAAGAACTTCCTGACAATACAAAGATTCATATTTTAGCTCCTATGATCCGCGGTAAAAAAGGTGAGTACTTAGCAGAATTTAAAAAATGGATGAAGCTTGGCTTTGTTCGTGTACGTATTGACGGCACTGTACTTGAGCTTGCCAATGCCAAGAAGCTTGAAAAAAACAAAGTGCATGACATTGATCTTTTTATTGATCGTCTTATTTTAAAAGACACAGCCCTTTCAAGATTGAGTGAGGGCCTTGAAACAGCTCTTAGAATGACTGAGGGGCTTGCTAAAGTTGAAGTTGTTGATAAAAAAGAATTTATAAACCTTAGCTCAATGAATGCCTGTGTAAATTGTGGCGTAAGTTATCCAGAAATTGAACCGAGAATTTTTAGCTTCAATAATCCTAGGGGTGCTTGTGCAAGTTGTAATGGCCTTGGAATCAAACAACCTCAGTATGACTGGGAATGGAAAGAAGAAGACTACGAAGAGGCAAAGCCGTGCACTGAATGCCACGGGGATCGTCTTAAAAAAGAGCCCCTACATGTTTTACTAGGGGGGAAAAACATAGTTCACCTCAGCCGGCTTACATCAAAAGATTTAAAAGAATTTTTATTGTCTTTAAAGTTTTCTTCTCGAGAAAAAGAAATTGCAGAGAAAGTAAGAAAAGAAATTTTAGAGAGACTTGATTTTTTATCTCACGTTGGAGTTGATTATCTCTCACTTGATAGACCCAGTCGCACACTCAGTGGTGGCGAAAGCCAGCGTATTAGACTTGCAACTCAAATCGGGTCCTCACTCATTGGAGTGCTTTATGTTCTTGATGAACCAAGCATTGGCCTTCACCCCAGAGATCACGCAAGACTTCTGAGAACACTAAGAGATCTTTGTGAACTGGGGAACACCGTCTTACTTGTTGAACATGATGATGAAACTATCAGATCTGCTGATCACATTATTGATCTTGGCCCTGGTGCTGGTAAAAATGGTGGGGCCCTCATTGCAAATGGCACACTTAAAGACATTATTAAAAACAAAGAAAGCCTCACGGGCGCATTTTTAAGTGGCAGAGAGAAGATTGAAATACCAAAGTCTCGAAGACTTGGTATTGGGAAGTCTATTGTTTTAAAAGGTGCCACAGGAAATAATCTTAAAAAAGTCGATCTTACAATTAATTTAGGAACACTAAATGTCATAACAGGTGTTAGTGGTAGCGGAAAATCAACACTCATCATTGACACTTTTTATAAAGCGCTAAGCAAACATTTTTACAACAGCTCAGCCACGCCATCTGCGTATGATTCTTTAACTGGCATTGATCAACTCGATAAAGTGATTGATATTGATCAAAGCCCGATTGGTCGCACACCCAGATCAAACCCCGCAACTTACACCGGCCTATTCACACTTGTTCGCGATTTATTTGCTCAGCTTCCTGATTCAAAAATGAGAGGTTACAAGGCTGGCCGCTATAGCTTTAATGTCAAAGGCGGGCGTTGCGAGGCCTGTGAGGGTGATGGTCTTATTAAAATTGAAATGCATTTTTTGCCAAATGTTTACGTTCAGTGTGATACTTGCCAAGGTCGTCGATATAATCGCGAAACTTTAGAGGTAAAATATAAAAATAAAAATATCGCCGAAGTATTAGCAATGGATGTTGACGAAGCACTTCCTTTCTTTGATAAAATTCCTTCGATAAAACAAAAACTCGCCACACTTTATAGTGTTGGTTTGGGTTACATTGGCCTTGGTCAAAGCTCCACAACATTAAGTGGTGGTGAAGCGCAAAGAATAAAGTTGAGTAAAGAACTCTCAAAACGAAGCACAGGTCGCACTCTCTATATACTTGATGAACCAACTACCGGGCTTCACTTTGATGATGTAAGAAAATTATTAGATATTCTTCAAGCACTTGTTGATCAAGGAAACACTGTAATTGTAATTGAGCATAATTTAGATGTAGCAAAAGTTGCTGATCACATTATTGATCTTGGGCCAGACGGGGGAAGCGGCGGGGGTTATGTCGTCGCAACTGGTACACCTGAAGAAGTCGCCAGCAATAAAGATAGTTATACAGGGCATTTCTTGAAAAAAGTTTTACTCCCAACGTCTAACAAATCAACACCACTTAGCACGGCCACCAAAACCCTCTAG
- a CDS encoding lysophospholipid acyltransferase family protein, with protein sequence MRTLFLPPLISAFYWLWSSTWRFEVIEHPDFTTLRKKGSVSFAHWHGDEMVVLRLGPRYKCAAMTSTSKDGELMTRVLKYFGFGISRGSSTRGGARALLGMVKLVESGYNATVAVDGPKGPRHKVKPGVWYLAKHAQTPVVPTGVARQGALVFHKSWNKTYLPWPFAKVIVYFDKPLDFPEAVSENNIAQLEGDLEYKLHIARGKAQALLLGRPLDEI encoded by the coding sequence ATGCGCACACTTTTTTTGCCGCCATTGATCTCAGCTTTTTATTGGCTGTGGTCAAGCACTTGGCGATTTGAAGTTATTGAGCATCCAGATTTCACAACACTTAGAAAAAAAGGCTCCGTTAGTTTTGCTCATTGGCATGGTGATGAAATGGTCGTCTTACGCCTTGGGCCTCGCTACAAGTGCGCCGCCATGACAAGCACCTCTAAAGATGGCGAGCTCATGACAAGGGTTCTAAAATATTTTGGTTTTGGAATCAGTCGCGGCTCAAGTACTCGAGGCGGTGCGCGAGCACTTCTTGGAATGGTGAAACTTGTAGAGAGTGGCTACAATGCCACTGTTGCAGTCGATGGGCCCAAAGGGCCGCGTCATAAAGTGAAGCCTGGTGTTTGGTATTTAGCCAAACATGCTCAAACGCCAGTTGTACCCACCGGTGTTGCTCGTCAAGGTGCATTGGTATTTCATAAATCATGGAATAAAACTTATCTTCCTTGGCCTTTTGCCAAGGTCATTGTTTACTTTGATAAGCCCTTAGATTTTCCAGAAGCAGTGAGTGAGAATAACATTGCGCAGCTCGAAGGGGATTTAGAATATAAACTTCATATCGCTCGAGGTAAAGCGCAAGCACTTTTGTTGGGGAGACCACTTGATGAAATCTAA